A region from the Kosmotoga arenicorallina S304 genome encodes:
- a CDS encoding CYTH domain-containing protein, which produces MRRIEKERKFLISKNQEKEFIQKAKKKCGIIQWYLDKQTRIRLEIWKEPTGYRHLWTKTKKEKNQSPNRIEEEVSLAPEEVDIRDLENKPLVIKIRYFLNESHPEVIVDRFLMKNSDKGLLCEIELSEDDSEDSFNKAIKEFGLDAVNEVTGNPEYENENLAKHEEAKISSLIEFVENQLKGKTTVVMLQGTSLFGKKYQSKSTGKRIKISNRVTHKVLSLHELPEDLVYVKEDNGKSIELPIYNYFQQNNPFNYGEYYGLCAELDSLYLIQKLGYEIDEAVMFVFPDLENKNSEVDKDFNKLFSKKDHPLIFEYLEPLIKNAFGVSVKSIPLCYSPEIKETAIETFKTIWQEMTEVIHDHRQKEIIVDVAPGHKYAGIMTALYCLFNNMPFFYKQDRSKQIIKFPPIPVNWDFSSIDEMLAGFKSIMQPNNDSGNSKEGKLSYSDYSLLPQLFKNIFMPEEKGDYASVLPLKEIFAKYTQARKMPFGYGEEFFKLISTDPDDPRIKYLRKKITTQWSLQWIGDQIPETVEHSQRHSKRLMEFTVNLVNVLGEEEFLKGVPEKLKKEFYFVLAIAMNVHDLGHTKLSYRTDNGKNLVLDGLPSVVRDLHNELTYQMLNEESDYNLLEPEVAIDNWLEEEIWEKIKKAVKLVSRYHRGHMPIDNESLPIKRKKFMDVFSLNLSTLEEECDKEFGDDQDWKKLTTVAARWLKFIDGVDVQADRTVDPAYRESRIKRTAYEIKKLIENFLANHMEHTEIGNQLEEIKNLAEDILKNTKNNASLGSKIEKIAKEIETHFFYPELGKALETEKEQIIVPQWLRLLDRIIFKALQFPHFEKHNLIRYVYPRFFRKHSVCGNFDRTLYLSLSINRDEISDASHTLNLLKGVKNDIIGEFKKAGLDGKEFPIKLIKMEIEPVSERVLITPLGTSPGVLYTLIKKLNPGKIYVITSKTGEDKIPEICEKSGYDADNVKSFLFNDPFAGFSEMERNFAEFEALNFDALDEIILNLAGGTSFLQYVASNMADRLEKKNYSVKKVFAVDRRDFKEQKENPYVVGEVVELP; this is translated from the coding sequence ATGAGACGAATTGAAAAAGAACGCAAATTTTTGATTTCTAAAAACCAGGAAAAAGAGTTTATCCAAAAAGCCAAAAAGAAGTGTGGCATTATTCAGTGGTATTTAGACAAGCAAACGCGCATAAGACTTGAGATCTGGAAAGAACCCACCGGTTACAGGCATCTTTGGACAAAAACCAAAAAAGAAAAAAACCAAAGCCCCAACAGGATTGAGGAAGAAGTATCTTTGGCTCCCGAAGAAGTTGATATCAGAGACCTCGAAAATAAGCCCCTTGTTATAAAGATACGTTACTTTTTGAATGAAAGCCATCCTGAAGTTATCGTCGACCGTTTTCTGATGAAAAATTCAGATAAAGGCTTGTTATGCGAGATAGAGCTTTCCGAAGATGATTCGGAAGATTCGTTTAATAAAGCCATAAAAGAGTTTGGCTTAGATGCTGTTAACGAAGTTACTGGAAACCCGGAATACGAAAATGAAAATCTTGCAAAACACGAAGAAGCAAAGATCAGCAGCCTTATAGAATTCGTAGAGAACCAACTCAAAGGGAAAACAACTGTTGTTATGCTTCAGGGAACTTCTTTGTTTGGGAAAAAATATCAAAGCAAGAGTACCGGAAAAAGAATCAAAATTTCTAACCGTGTCACTCATAAAGTTTTGTCTCTTCACGAATTACCCGAGGATCTGGTATATGTAAAAGAAGATAATGGAAAAAGTATCGAATTACCCATCTATAATTATTTCCAACAAAACAATCCTTTCAATTATGGTGAATATTATGGTCTCTGCGCCGAGCTTGATAGTTTATATCTTATCCAGAAACTCGGCTATGAAATTGATGAAGCTGTGATGTTCGTCTTCCCTGATCTTGAAAACAAAAATTCAGAAGTTGATAAAGATTTCAACAAACTCTTTTCCAAAAAAGACCACCCGCTGATATTTGAATATTTGGAACCTCTAATTAAGAATGCTTTTGGAGTATCTGTTAAATCCATTCCTCTTTGCTATTCGCCTGAAATCAAAGAAACTGCTATAGAAACATTCAAGACTATTTGGCAGGAAATGACCGAAGTAATTCATGATCATCGTCAAAAAGAGATAATAGTTGACGTAGCTCCTGGGCACAAATACGCCGGAATTATGACAGCATTGTATTGTTTATTCAATAATATGCCATTTTTTTATAAGCAAGATAGATCAAAGCAAATAATCAAATTCCCTCCAATTCCTGTCAATTGGGATTTCAGCAGTATAGACGAAATGCTCGCAGGCTTCAAAAGCATCATGCAACCAAATAATGATTCCGGCAACTCAAAGGAAGGTAAGCTTTCTTACAGTGATTATAGTTTGCTTCCTCAACTTTTCAAAAATATATTTATGCCAGAAGAAAAAGGAGACTATGCAAGTGTTCTCCCGCTAAAGGAGATATTCGCTAAGTACACTCAAGCCCGCAAAATGCCCTTTGGCTATGGTGAAGAATTTTTCAAATTAATCTCTACGGATCCCGATGATCCCAGAATCAAGTACTTAAGGAAAAAAATAACAACCCAATGGTCTTTACAATGGATTGGAGACCAAATTCCAGAAACAGTTGAACATTCACAACGCCATAGCAAAAGGCTCATGGAGTTTACTGTAAATCTCGTCAATGTTCTGGGGGAAGAAGAATTCTTGAAAGGGGTTCCAGAAAAACTGAAGAAAGAGTTTTACTTTGTACTGGCAATTGCCATGAATGTACACGATTTAGGGCACACAAAACTCTCATATAGAACAGACAATGGCAAAAACCTGGTGCTTGATGGCCTTCCCAGTGTTGTTAGGGATTTGCATAATGAATTGACTTACCAGATGCTTAACGAAGAGAGTGACTACAATTTACTCGAACCTGAAGTTGCTATTGACAATTGGCTTGAAGAAGAAATCTGGGAAAAGATAAAAAAGGCGGTAAAGCTTGTATCAAGGTATCATCGTGGTCATATGCCAATTGATAATGAATCTTTGCCAATCAAGCGCAAAAAATTTATGGATGTCTTCTCTTTGAATTTATCAACTCTTGAAGAAGAATGCGATAAGGAATTTGGGGATGATCAAGATTGGAAGAAACTTACAACAGTAGCGGCCCGCTGGTTGAAATTCATCGATGGCGTTGACGTACAGGCTGATAGAACAGTTGACCCGGCTTATCGTGAGAGCCGTATCAAGAGAACAGCATATGAAATCAAAAAACTAATAGAAAACTTCCTCGCAAATCATATGGAACATACTGAAATCGGGAATCAGCTTGAAGAAATCAAAAATTTGGCAGAAGATATTCTGAAAAATACCAAAAATAACGCATCATTGGGGAGCAAGATTGAAAAGATTGCTAAAGAAATCGAAACCCATTTCTTTTATCCAGAGCTCGGGAAAGCACTTGAAACTGAAAAGGAGCAAATTATTGTACCTCAATGGTTAAGACTTTTAGACAGGATAATATTCAAAGCCCTTCAGTTTCCACATTTTGAGAAACACAATCTTATTCGCTATGTGTATCCAAGGTTCTTCAGAAAACACAGTGTTTGTGGTAACTTCGACAGAACCCTTTACCTGTCTCTAAGTATCAATAGAGACGAAATAAGTGATGCCAGTCACACTTTGAATCTACTTAAAGGGGTCAAAAATGATATCATTGGTGAATTCAAAAAGGCAGGACTGGATGGCAAGGAATTCCCAATAAAACTTATAAAAATGGAGATTGAACCCGTGAGTGAAAGAGTTCTCATAACGCCATTAGGCACATCACCGGGAGTGCTTTACACACTTATAAAAAAACTAAATCCAGGCAAAATCTATGTGATTACTTCGAAGACAGGTGAAGACAAAATTCCAGAAATTTGTGAAAAGAGCGGTTATGACGCAGATAATGTCAAGTCCTTTCTTTTTAACGACCCCTTTGCAGGATTTTCTGAAATGGAAAGGAATTTTGCAGAGTTTGAAGCGTTGAATTTTGATGCATTAGACGAAATAATATTAAACCTCGCCGGAGGAACTTCGTTCCTTCAATATGTAGCTTCAAACATGGCTGATAGGCTTGAAAAGAAAAATTATTCCGTTAAGAAAGTTTTCGCTGTTGACAGGCGCGATTTCAAAGAGCAGAAAGAAAATCCATATGTGGTTGGAGAAGTAGTGGAGCTCCCTTGA
- a CDS encoding DEAD/DEAH box helicase, protein MALDIIDSPKSSFVVEKIEELLKSYNLIVLKNAGRLSLDTIKDLASYFEEDLELNVDWYISLTAPDKLMNLADKFLKSKKLIVTEYLYSILAKNVPFVLAKFQDDSATLLLNEKPGVFISNEQWKYFENLGAFEKHGDRMICLANDVPVAVPLLEMPEVEEIFAYNDLIKRLKNKKVYGISLSQEFKSELQNSGILFCKPFEADTFLFLNNDKNTMDKLSKEFFKALDNKMKPEIVRYAGFVISRDTRSIDIDGYLKREYGFDNFLEYNAVTLSKKHYKISQKELIQFLIDQRGKTNPRDLFFVASTGSGKSLVYMLAAKVLYELNKSLTIVISPLKSLMEDQVYNLKRRFDEDSVAFINSSLSIEEKTEILSKVNSGQIYLLYISPETFVSHSFDSLIGSRQVGLFVVDEAHLVSSWGKTFRVDYGYLGDELKKLRKLQVFPVMATTATAIWSGELGTIDEISEMLGLKEPQIVFTDVKRSNIDIVIEKFQNDSSSKDSISTQKLEHTSEEILKLVEEKEKTIVYFPFVNHVKQVMGYLDAFPKIRRFVREYTGKTDDIERNKTYKSLRNGRVPVILATKAFGMGVDIHDIRKVFHHCVPPDLSEYVQEIGRAGRDGKKSIAYTYYHPVDPSNGLKLSKLSLPRKWQLKHVMEHIWNLVQIHSDGDIVISLDDLKFLFSTKADESPDQLKNKTRIAMFLVQKELERMAGRPVLIRKNEMYRYLYFSVEDEVGDLLLESFPEIRKVSRKTSRKDKTGTYTSIGSIYSVDIIELWKRCFPEKNIEQLIWLFFNKPAEVFGKRVYPRIKIDVSTNQNVETIERIFGSLLDLLERLTLKVTKQVTMEDFETLIKNTVNEYADFATIKDAKEKIRSIILNYFTGNKRNRKGKLFEISGELINTKIKGLRSNLIRVKSEWTTNFEQILETCSSKCVDYRSPNSGSTGTLFKVLSVMDILGLAIVSYSGGESSAIHFKCVNRTFLLRNKNLPFHILNEIHRKIDRNHEIAKVFYTADMSNKERWDFIENYYLGLQY, encoded by the coding sequence ATGGCATTGGATATTATCGATAGCCCAAAAAGCTCTTTTGTTGTTGAAAAGATTGAAGAGCTTTTGAAATCTTACAATTTGATAGTGCTTAAAAATGCCGGGAGATTATCATTGGATACAATAAAAGACCTCGCATCTTATTTTGAAGAAGATCTGGAGCTTAATGTAGATTGGTATATTTCATTGACAGCACCGGATAAATTAATGAATCTTGCCGATAAATTTCTGAAAAGCAAAAAGCTTATCGTAACTGAGTATCTGTATTCAATTCTTGCAAAAAATGTTCCTTTTGTTTTGGCAAAATTCCAGGATGATAGCGCAACTTTGCTCCTGAATGAAAAGCCTGGTGTCTTTATTTCAAATGAACAGTGGAAGTATTTCGAGAATTTGGGGGCTTTTGAAAAACACGGAGATAGGATGATATGTTTAGCCAATGATGTACCTGTAGCTGTTCCTCTACTCGAAATGCCGGAAGTTGAAGAAATCTTTGCTTATAATGACCTGATTAAGAGATTGAAAAACAAAAAGGTCTATGGAATTTCGTTATCCCAGGAATTCAAATCTGAACTCCAAAATTCTGGTATATTATTCTGCAAACCCTTTGAAGCCGATACCTTTTTATTCTTGAATAACGATAAAAACACAATGGATAAACTTTCCAAAGAGTTCTTTAAGGCTCTCGACAATAAAATGAAACCAGAAATAGTTCGTTATGCAGGCTTTGTAATTTCCAGAGATACCAGGTCAATTGATATTGATGGATATTTGAAGAGAGAATACGGTTTCGATAATTTCCTGGAGTACAATGCAGTAACGTTATCTAAGAAGCATTATAAGATCAGCCAGAAAGAGCTCATTCAGTTTCTTATAGATCAGAGAGGAAAAACCAATCCCAGAGATTTGTTCTTTGTCGCTTCGACAGGGTCCGGGAAATCTCTTGTCTATATGCTTGCAGCCAAGGTATTGTATGAACTCAACAAAAGTCTCACCATTGTGATTTCTCCCTTAAAATCCTTGATGGAAGATCAAGTGTATAACTTGAAGCGCAGGTTTGATGAGGATTCTGTTGCATTTATCAATTCATCTTTAAGCATAGAGGAAAAGACTGAAATTCTTTCTAAAGTCAACAGCGGACAGATCTATTTACTTTATATCTCCCCAGAAACTTTTGTCTCTCATAGTTTTGATTCTCTCATAGGCAGCAGGCAAGTTGGGCTTTTTGTTGTGGATGAAGCACATCTGGTAAGCTCTTGGGGTAAAACGTTCCGGGTTGATTATGGATACCTTGGAGATGAACTCAAAAAACTAAGAAAACTGCAGGTTTTTCCGGTGATGGCTACAACAGCAACAGCTATTTGGTCTGGAGAGTTAGGAACAATCGATGAAATCTCAGAAATGTTGGGCTTAAAGGAGCCACAAATTGTATTCACCGATGTGAAAAGATCTAACATCGATATTGTCATTGAGAAATTTCAAAATGATAGTAGCTCCAAAGATTCTATCAGCACCCAGAAATTGGAACATACTTCAGAAGAGATCTTGAAACTTGTTGAAGAGAAAGAGAAAACCATAGTATATTTCCCCTTTGTGAATCACGTTAAGCAGGTGATGGGCTATCTGGATGCATTTCCAAAAATAAGGCGGTTTGTGCGCGAATATACCGGCAAAACAGATGATATAGAACGCAATAAAACGTATAAATCCTTAAGAAATGGAAGAGTTCCTGTTATCCTCGCTACCAAAGCTTTTGGTATGGGAGTCGATATACATGATATACGTAAGGTTTTCCACCACTGTGTGCCACCAGATCTTTCAGAATATGTTCAGGAAATCGGTCGGGCTGGAAGGGATGGTAAAAAGTCTATCGCTTATACATATTATCATCCAGTTGATCCATCAAACGGGCTGAAACTTTCAAAGTTATCATTACCCAGAAAGTGGCAGCTTAAACACGTTATGGAACATATTTGGAACTTAGTTCAAATTCATAGTGATGGAGATATTGTAATATCTCTGGATGACTTGAAATTTCTTTTCAGCACGAAGGCAGATGAATCTCCTGACCAGTTAAAAAACAAAACGCGAATAGCTATGTTCCTTGTGCAGAAAGAGTTGGAAAGAATGGCAGGAAGGCCCGTATTAATAAGGAAAAACGAGATGTACAGATACCTTTACTTCTCGGTTGAAGATGAAGTCGGGGATCTTTTGCTTGAATCATTTCCAGAAATAAGAAAAGTTTCTCGAAAAACATCAAGAAAAGATAAAACGGGTACATATACAAGCATTGGAAGCATATATTCCGTCGACATAATTGAATTGTGGAAAAGGTGTTTTCCCGAAAAGAATATTGAACAATTGATCTGGCTGTTTTTCAATAAACCTGCTGAAGTCTTTGGCAAAAGGGTTTATCCGAGAATAAAGATAGATGTATCGACTAATCAAAACGTCGAAACTATTGAGCGGATTTTCGGTTCGCTCCTAGATCTGTTAGAACGTTTGACGCTTAAAGTAACTAAACAAGTTACAATGGAGGATTTTGAAACTCTAATAAAAAACACTGTAAATGAATATGCCGATTTTGCTACAATTAAAGATGCCAAAGAAAAGATTAGATCAATAATTCTTAATTACTTTACTGGAAACAAGAGAAATCGGAAGGGAAAACTCTTTGAAATAAGTGGGGAGCTTATCAACACTAAAATCAAAGGGTTAAGATCAAATCTGATAAGGGTAAAATCCGAATGGACAACGAATTTCGAGCAAATCCTTGAAACTTGTTCATCTAAATGTGTAGATTACCGCTCTCCAAATTCAGGAAGCACCGGGACTCTTTTTAAGGTGCTTAGCGTAATGGATATTCTGGGTTTAGCAATTGTCAGTTATTCTGGTGGTGAAAGCTCAGCTATTCATTTTAAGTGCGTTAATAGAACCTTTTTACTAAGAAACAAGAATCTCCCTTTTCACATTTTGAATGAAATTCATCGGAAAATTGATAGAAATCATGAAATTGCCAAAGTGTTTTATACAGCAGATATGAGCAACAAGGAACGTTGGGACTTTATAGAGAACTACTATCTGGGATTACAATATTAG